A region of the Lycium barbarum isolate Lr01 chromosome 1, ASM1917538v2, whole genome shotgun sequence genome:
ACAAGTTTAACAAGATTAAAATACACCTAATTTATTCTCACAAGAAAAAGAAATTACACAaaagaattaaaattaaattttatacATTGTATTTCTAACAAGGAATTTGTTCAGTAAACCACTTCATAACCGAAAAGGGTGCTTTAATCAATGCTAGAGCCAGCTCTACCAATACAGTTACGCAAATACAGCATGGACATAAGCAACTCAACGTAATTCTgcaaaaaggacaaaaaaaaaacaagaataaGTAACAGAATTTGTTGTTACTATTTTATAACCAACATACGTTAGGAATAATTAATCTTTACATTTTTCACTACATCAAACGGGTCTAATTAGTGGCAGGGACAACTTCTAACAGACAATtccaagaaaaaataaaaatttgcaaGAATGTCAAGATTGGGATTAGACTTGAAACCTAAAGTAATTCTTGAATATGTTAGATTAGAAGTTTCTTTTACGTCAAggagattcaacaattcatataaaaaatatattttactaTATTTTTTTGTAGTATAATTTTTTGATGGAAGTAATATAATTGAACGGAGCTCCTCCACTAGAGTGTGGCGGAGCTAGGTTGAAAAAAGGGATAAACATGTGTACAAATATGATAaaaacaaacttttttttttttttacatataaattgtTGAATTCCTTTAACACTTAGAGAAATATTTAGTACTAAACAAACGTAAATTTCCAATGAACTTCAGGTTGAAAATCCATCAGAATTTGACTCATCAATTATGGTTCTTACAGATTTCCGATCAGACGTTCGTTGAAAATTCATATATTTTTAGTAGCAATTCTAGTTTAGTGTCAAAGGGATTCAAAAAATCCTACTTTCGAATCCCCTTAAATAAATTCATGGCTTCATAAACaaataaaacaaagaaaaaggaaaaggatGAACTTACCCAACAATCCATATGATAACACCAACAATGGATAGAAGAAGAGAGACTAAAGCAAAGGGAAGACCCAATAGAAAACCTAAAGGGCGACATTGACAATCATCTCCACAACAACACATAGTTTCTTTTTCTTCTTGTAGTatcaatatttgtttttaaccacacaagaaaaagaaaaaaaaaatcaagatttgtttttttttttttttttttttggttttctctttgttgatcTAATGTTTGTtgaagagaaaaagagagagaaaggggtAATATATAAGGGGGTTTTAATAGTGAATTGGATGTTATTTATTTTCCCAATGGACTATGGTTTCGTATTGAATTCAATTGACGTAGAACACAAAATTAAACCTTTCTTCCTGGCAGCTTCTAGTCTAATTTTATTATATTTCTGAATGAAACGTATACAACAGAACAGATGGACAAAATTTCACATCTCACCAAACACGTTTTGTTATATTTATTTCGTAGTACAGTTGACCAACCCCTTTCCTAGCCCCTTCCATTATCCACAATTTTTTATAAGTTGGATAATTCTAGATGGCTTAAAATTAAGGTTGATTGAGACATAAACTAATTTgttttcaa
Encoded here:
- the LOC132630926 gene encoding signaling peptide TAXIMIN 1-like, whose translation is MCCCGDDCQCRPLGFLLGLPFALVSLLLSIVGVIIWIVGITLSCLCPCCICVTVLVELALALIKAPFSVMKWFTEQIPC